The following are encoded in a window of Saccharothrix longispora genomic DNA:
- a CDS encoding CGNR zinc finger domain-containing protein encodes MELLLAFLNTRDLELGTDVLDSAAAWRAWVTERGLGSPGELDGVRAARASLRASLGERHDGPDPTPAAGLVRVDLSHGVPTMSSADALGAVLGAAARLAVLGSWERFKICQADDCRWAFFDRSRNRSRTWCSMQTCGNREKARNWRERRALSVS; translated from the coding sequence GTGGAGCTGCTGCTCGCCTTCCTCAACACCCGGGACCTCGAACTCGGCACCGACGTGCTGGACAGCGCCGCCGCCTGGCGGGCGTGGGTCACCGAACGCGGACTGGGCTCGCCCGGCGAGCTGGACGGGGTCCGCGCCGCCCGCGCCTCGCTGCGGGCCTCCCTCGGGGAACGGCACGACGGCCCGGACCCCACCCCCGCCGCGGGGCTCGTCCGGGTCGACCTCAGCCACGGGGTGCCCACCATGTCCAGCGCCGACGCCCTGGGCGCGGTGCTCGGCGCGGCGGCCCGGCTGGCGGTCCTCGGGTCCTGGGAGCGGTTCAAGATCTGCCAGGCGGACGACTGCCGCTGGGCGTTCTTCGACCGCTCCCGGAACCGCTCGCGCACGTGGTGCTCGATGCAGACGTGCGGCAACCGGGAGAAGGCGCGCAACTGGCGGGAACGGCGCGCGCTCAGCGTGAGCTGA
- a CDS encoding PadR family transcriptional regulator codes for MSIGHTLLGLLEKGPRHGYDLKRAYDERFGQDRPLHYGQVYTTLSRLLRNGLVEEAGVEAGDGPERKRYAITDAGVTDVEHWLGTPEPPEPYLQNTLYAKVVLALLSGRSADEVLDVQRTAHLATMRRLTKRKADGDLADQLICDHALFHLEADLRWLELTAARLGQLETAVTR; via the coding sequence ATGTCGATCGGACACACCCTGCTGGGCCTGCTGGAAAAAGGTCCACGGCACGGCTACGACCTGAAGAGGGCCTACGACGAGCGCTTCGGCCAGGACCGGCCGCTGCACTACGGGCAGGTCTACACGACGCTCTCCCGCCTGCTCCGCAACGGCCTCGTCGAGGAGGCGGGGGTCGAGGCGGGCGACGGTCCGGAGCGCAAGCGGTACGCGATCACGGACGCGGGCGTCACCGACGTGGAGCACTGGCTGGGCACGCCGGAGCCGCCCGAGCCCTACCTCCAGAACACCCTCTACGCGAAGGTCGTGCTGGCCCTGCTGTCCGGCCGCAGCGCCGACGAGGTGCTCGACGTCCAGCGCACCGCGCACCTGGCCACGATGCGCCGGCTGACGAAGCGGAAGGCGGACGGCGACCTCGCCGACCAGCTGATCTGCGACCACGCCCTGTTCCACCTCGAAGCCGACCTGCGGTGGCTGGAGCTCACCGCCGCGCGCCTCGGCCAACTGGAGACGGCGGTGACCCGGTGA
- a CDS encoding ABC transporter ATP-binding protein, with translation MNPILEAVDLRKSFGPTPALDGAGLRVRAGEVVAVMGPSGSGKSTLLHCLAGILTPDTGVVRYRDVELSAMGDGERSELRRTDFGFVFQFGQLVPELTCLENVALPLRLGSVKRKEAESRAREWLERLEVADVADKRPGETSGGQGQRVAVARALVTGPRVVFADEPTGALDSLNGERVMQLLVTAAKETDAAVVLVTHEARVAAYSDREVVVRDGRSREMEPVR, from the coding sequence GTGAACCCGATCCTGGAAGCGGTCGACCTGCGCAAGTCGTTCGGCCCCACCCCCGCGCTGGACGGCGCCGGGCTGCGGGTGCGCGCGGGCGAGGTCGTGGCGGTGATGGGGCCCTCGGGCTCCGGGAAGTCGACGCTGCTGCACTGCCTGGCGGGCATCCTGACGCCCGACACGGGCGTCGTCCGGTACCGCGACGTCGAGCTGAGCGCCATGGGCGACGGGGAGCGCAGCGAGCTGCGGCGCACCGACTTCGGGTTCGTGTTCCAGTTCGGGCAGCTCGTGCCGGAGCTGACCTGCCTGGAGAACGTGGCGCTGCCGCTGCGCCTGGGGTCGGTCAAGCGCAAGGAGGCCGAGTCGCGGGCCCGCGAGTGGCTGGAGCGGCTGGAGGTGGCCGACGTCGCGGACAAGCGCCCCGGCGAGACCTCCGGCGGCCAGGGCCAGCGCGTCGCCGTGGCCCGCGCCCTGGTGACGGGGCCGCGGGTGGTGTTCGCCGACGAGCCGACGGGCGCGCTCGACTCGCTCAACGGCGAGCGGGTGATGCAGCTGCTGGTCACGGCGGCGAAGGAGACCGATGCCGCGGTGGTGCTGGTGACGCACGAGGCGCGCGTGGCGGCCTACTCCGACCGCGAGGTCGTCGTGCGCGACGGCCGGTCGCGCGAGATGGAGCCGGTCAGGTGA
- a CDS encoding FtsX-like permease family protein, producing MRSWLSDLALGVRLALGGGRTSWVRLALTGAGIGIGVAVLLAASSVTTILGERDARAAAASAGTVESADGRDALYREFHNTEYRGETVSGWYVLPEGANPPVPPGTSRVPADGEVFLSPALAELLASPRGELLRERFPQRVVGTIGVAGLNSPHDLLFYAGDADVDPEHADTVVAFGQGELLERTLDPVLTLLVMVGVVALLFPVLVFVGISTRLAGAERDRRLAALRLVGAGSQRVRRIAAGEALLGAVTGMVVGVALFLVGRLFVEDVRLVGISVFRSDFTPSPWFAVLVGVLVPVLAVVTSVVAMRRTVVEPLGVVRRTKPVRRVLWWRTLPILLGSAALLTQSDTLGGGRSSASEPLVIGGIVMLLLGIPVLLPWVVERAVGRLRGGAPSWQLAIRRLQLESGTAARVVGGVAVVLAGGIALQSVLASAESKIVDQPIPEADKSRVVVAMRDATPETTRQAMDLLERSVGVAHVHPLGFVQFTRGPEDYQVATVGTCEALRTRAVLPTCRDGDSFYVVDPPPPGGGNARDTQVEPGERVRITEGYDDDEKTIAEWTIPRYTEVRPDEKSSDHGYGLLLTPSVLADLPAPQDFSRIVVLVDPAQPDVAEHVRNALAPLTWHTYVSYFGETGVPERVEQYQSIRQGLLAGSLVTLLLASASLLVLALEQVRERRRPLAVLAAGGVPRGALGRSLLWQNAVPLLLALVVAVSVGGGMAVLLLRIISQPIVLDWAGIALLTGAAAFLVVAVTVASLPSLWRATGALGLRSE from the coding sequence GTGAGGTCGTGGTTGTCCGACCTGGCCCTGGGCGTCCGGCTGGCCCTGGGCGGCGGGCGCACGTCGTGGGTCAGGCTCGCGCTGACCGGCGCGGGCATCGGCATCGGCGTGGCCGTGCTGCTGGCGGCGTCGTCGGTGACGACGATCCTGGGGGAGCGCGACGCGCGGGCGGCGGCGGCCTCGGCCGGCACGGTCGAGTCGGCCGACGGGCGCGATGCGCTGTACCGCGAGTTCCACAACACCGAGTACCGCGGTGAGACGGTCTCGGGGTGGTACGTGCTGCCCGAGGGCGCGAACCCGCCCGTGCCACCGGGCACGTCGAGGGTGCCCGCCGACGGCGAGGTGTTCCTGTCGCCGGCGCTGGCCGAGCTGCTGGCGTCGCCGAGGGGCGAGTTGCTGCGCGAGCGGTTCCCCCAGCGGGTGGTCGGCACCATCGGCGTGGCCGGTCTGAACTCGCCGCACGACCTGCTGTTCTACGCCGGCGACGCGGACGTGGACCCGGAGCACGCCGACACGGTCGTCGCGTTCGGCCAGGGCGAACTGCTGGAGCGCACGCTCGACCCGGTGCTGACGCTGCTGGTCATGGTGGGCGTGGTGGCGCTGCTGTTCCCGGTGCTGGTGTTCGTCGGGATCAGCACCCGGCTCGCGGGGGCCGAGCGCGACCGGAGGCTCGCGGCGCTGCGGCTGGTCGGCGCGGGCTCCCAGCGCGTGCGGCGGATCGCGGCGGGCGAGGCGCTGCTGGGCGCGGTCACCGGGATGGTCGTGGGCGTGGCGCTGTTCCTCGTCGGGCGGCTGTTCGTGGAGGACGTCCGGCTCGTCGGCATCAGCGTGTTCAGGAGCGACTTCACCCCGTCGCCGTGGTTCGCGGTGCTGGTCGGGGTGCTGGTGCCGGTGCTCGCGGTGGTGACGTCGGTGGTGGCGATGCGCCGCACGGTCGTCGAGCCGCTGGGCGTGGTGCGCCGCACGAAGCCGGTCCGCCGCGTGCTGTGGTGGCGGACGCTGCCGATCCTCCTCGGCTCGGCGGCGCTGCTGACGCAGAGCGACACGCTGGGCGGTGGGCGGAGCAGCGCGTCCGAGCCCCTGGTGATCGGCGGCATCGTGATGCTGCTGCTCGGCATCCCCGTGCTGCTGCCGTGGGTGGTCGAGCGGGCCGTGGGCCGGTTGCGCGGCGGTGCGCCGTCCTGGCAGCTCGCGATCCGCAGGCTCCAGTTGGAGAGCGGCACGGCGGCGCGCGTCGTGGGCGGCGTGGCCGTGGTCCTGGCCGGCGGCATCGCGCTCCAGTCGGTGCTGGCGAGCGCCGAGAGCAAGATCGTCGACCAGCCGATCCCGGAAGCGGACAAGAGCCGCGTCGTGGTCGCCATGCGCGACGCGACGCCCGAGACGACCCGGCAGGCGATGGACCTGCTGGAGCGCTCGGTGGGCGTGGCGCACGTGCACCCGCTCGGCTTCGTGCAGTTCACCAGGGGCCCCGAGGACTACCAGGTCGCGACCGTCGGCACGTGCGAGGCGCTGCGCACCCGGGCGGTGCTGCCGACGTGCCGGGACGGCGACTCGTTCTACGTGGTGGACCCCCCGCCACCCGGGGGCGGGAACGCCCGGGACACGCAGGTCGAGCCCGGCGAGCGGGTCAGGATCACCGAGGGGTACGACGACGACGAGAAGACCATCGCGGAGTGGACGATCCCGCGGTACACCGAGGTGCGGCCGGACGAGAAGTCCAGCGATCACGGGTACGGCCTCCTGCTCACGCCGTCGGTCCTGGCCGACCTGCCGGCGCCGCAGGACTTCAGCAGGATCGTCGTGCTCGTCGACCCGGCGCAGCCGGACGTCGCGGAGCACGTGCGCAACGCCCTGGCCCCGCTGACGTGGCACACCTACGTCTCGTACTTCGGCGAGACCGGTGTGCCGGAACGCGTCGAGCAGTACCAGAGCATCCGCCAGGGCCTGCTGGCCGGTTCGCTGGTCACGCTCCTGCTGGCGAGCGCCAGCCTCCTGGTCCTGGCCCTGGAGCAGGTCCGCGAACGCCGTCGCCCCCTGGCGGTGCTGGCGGCCGGCGGTGTCCCGCGCGGCGCCCTCGGCCGCTCCCTGCTCTGGCAGAACGCGGTGCCGCTCCTCCTGGCGCTGGTGGTCGCGGTGTCGGTGGGCGGCGGGATGGCGGTCCTGCTGCTGCGGATCATCTCCCAGCCGATCGTCCTCGACTGGGCGGGCATCGCCCTGCTCACCGGCGCGGCCGCCTTCCTGGTGGTGGCGGTGACGGTCGCGTCCCTGCCGTCCCTGTGGCGGGCCACCGGAGCCCTGGGGCTGCGATCGGAATGA
- a CDS encoding ABC transporter permease → MRWVADLVLGVRLAVGGSRTSWARLALTAAGVGLGVTVLLLAASIGPAREAKSQRVQDAALTSDGDRATLTARQVTVTWQGRTISGVELAATTPDAPAPPGVGRIPEPGELVVSPELFDLMLSDDALRARFPESVIGVIADAGLPRPQSLLFYAGLPPANEADAVPATGFGGERPPATLLPVYRLLMVAAISALLVPLGIFVMVATRLGATGRAQRLAAIRLVGASRTQIRWMAGGETLTGAVLGLLVGVALFFAARPLARFIEVEGVGFFPTDLLPDPWLGALIAVGVPVVAVLSALLALRTEEVGPLGPHRTTEIPVRRAWWRFTLIGVGAAVVVVLASTGSFWQFMSDTRLALGLGLGIALVLAGTAAVLPWLVAKVAHGVEPDDVARLLALRTLRFDDGTPRVLSGVVVVLAGSLTLQVLLGVAAQFTAAPPNETPDRWVLQLDRHTPVRSLEEAITLTGGVRRISEVRTHLTDRVTFITSTDCAEIAERLGVADCAPGSAYLRGPGPAPGTKLTVNGREWTVPRYSTTDVGPRGLLVADGADPVLASATPTELVVRGDPDESFADRLLSATGRVDRGVTLHRAQFQAGQVELFRSLRSGVIGSSVLLTLLAVIGLAAAAVDQVVERRRPTAVLAANGVPHRVLAASALWQSAIPTALGTTLAIPTGLGTAWLVVPAERFRVDWGEIATTVGAAVVIVLVVSLCTVPALRSAVRPTGLRTE, encoded by the coding sequence ATGAGGTGGGTCGCCGACCTGGTCCTGGGCGTCCGACTGGCTGTCGGGGGCAGCCGGACGTCCTGGGCCAGGTTGGCGCTCACCGCGGCGGGCGTCGGCCTGGGCGTCACGGTGCTCCTGCTCGCGGCCTCCATCGGCCCGGCCCGGGAGGCCAAGTCCCAGCGGGTGCAGGACGCGGCCCTCACCTCCGACGGCGATCGGGCCACGCTCACGGCGCGGCAGGTCACCGTCACGTGGCAGGGCCGCACCATCAGCGGTGTGGAGCTGGCCGCCACCACGCCGGACGCCCCCGCACCGCCCGGCGTCGGCCGCATCCCCGAACCCGGCGAGCTGGTCGTCTCGCCCGAGCTGTTCGACCTGATGCTCTCCGACGACGCCCTCCGCGCACGCTTCCCGGAGAGCGTCATCGGCGTCATCGCCGACGCGGGCCTGCCCCGCCCCCAGTCGCTGCTGTTCTACGCGGGCCTGCCGCCGGCCAACGAGGCCGACGCGGTCCCGGCGACCGGGTTCGGCGGCGAGCGGCCACCGGCGACCCTGCTCCCGGTCTACCGCCTGCTGATGGTGGCCGCGATCAGCGCGCTCCTCGTGCCGCTGGGCATCTTCGTCATGGTCGCCACCCGCCTCGGCGCGACGGGCCGCGCGCAGCGCCTCGCCGCGATCCGCCTGGTCGGCGCCTCCCGCACCCAGATCCGCTGGATGGCCGGCGGCGAGACGCTGACCGGCGCCGTCCTCGGCCTGCTGGTGGGCGTGGCGCTGTTCTTCGCCGCCCGCCCGCTGGCCCGGTTCATCGAGGTCGAGGGCGTCGGCTTCTTCCCCACGGACCTGCTGCCCGACCCGTGGCTGGGCGCGCTCATCGCCGTCGGCGTGCCGGTGGTCGCGGTGCTGTCCGCGCTGCTGGCCCTGCGCACCGAGGAGGTCGGCCCGCTCGGCCCGCACCGCACCACCGAGATCCCCGTGCGCCGCGCGTGGTGGCGGTTCACGCTGATCGGCGTCGGCGCCGCGGTGGTCGTCGTGCTCGCCTCGACCGGGTCGTTCTGGCAGTTCATGTCCGACACGCGCCTCGCCCTCGGCCTGGGCCTGGGCATCGCCCTGGTCCTCGCGGGCACGGCCGCGGTGCTGCCGTGGCTGGTCGCCAAGGTCGCGCACGGCGTGGAACCGGACGACGTCGCCCGGCTGCTGGCCCTGCGCACGCTGCGGTTCGACGACGGCACGCCGCGCGTCCTGTCCGGCGTCGTCGTGGTGCTGGCCGGCTCGCTCACGCTCCAGGTGCTGCTCGGCGTCGCCGCCCAGTTCACCGCGGCCCCGCCGAACGAGACCCCGGACCGCTGGGTGCTCCAGCTCGACCGGCACACGCCGGTCCGCTCGCTGGAGGAGGCGATCACGCTGACGGGCGGTGTCCGCCGGATCAGCGAGGTCCGCACGCACCTGACCGATCGGGTCACGTTCATCACCAGCACGGACTGCGCGGAGATCGCCGAGCGCCTGGGCGTCGCCGACTGCGCCCCCGGCTCCGCCTACCTGCGGGGGCCGGGTCCCGCGCCGGGCACCAAGCTCACCGTCAACGGCCGGGAGTGGACCGTCCCGCGGTACAGCACCACCGACGTGGGGCCGCGCGGCCTGCTGGTCGCCGACGGCGCGGACCCCGTGCTGGCGTCCGCCACCCCGACCGAGCTGGTGGTGCGCGGCGACCCGGACGAGTCGTTCGCCGACCGCCTGCTGTCCGCGACGGGCCGCGTGGACCGGGGGGTCACGCTGCACCGCGCGCAGTTCCAGGCCGGGCAGGTGGAGCTGTTCAGGTCGCTGCGCAGCGGCGTGATCGGCAGTTCGGTGCTGCTCACCCTGCTGGCCGTGATCGGTCTGGCCGCGGCCGCCGTCGACCAGGTCGTGGAGCGCCGCCGCCCCACCGCCGTGCTCGCCGCGAACGGCGTGCCGCACCGGGTGCTGGCCGCGTCGGCGCTGTGGCAGTCGGCCATCCCGACCGCCCTCGGCACCACCCTGGCGATCCCGACCGGCCTGGGCACGGCGTGGCTGGTGGTGCCCGCCGAGCGGTTCCGGGTCGACTGGGGCGAGATCGCCACCACGGTCGGCGCGGCCGTCGTCATCGTGCTCGTCGTGTCGCTGTGCACGGTGCCCGCGCTGCGCTCGGCGGTCCGGCCGACCGGTCTGCGAACCGAGTAG
- a CDS encoding RNA polymerase sigma factor: MQDRHNAELLTLAHAGDRSAWQELVRRYVRLVWAVPRSHRLAPDDAADVCQTTWLALAENLQRIRHPDRLGAWLVTTARHESLAVLRLRGREDPIEVWDLPDHGATPENLALTSETRTRLWQAYATLTDRCREVLRLAAFAPELSFSQVADAVGVPLNSLGPTRARCLAALRRRLGVEVAR, encoded by the coding sequence GTGCAAGATCGACACAACGCCGAACTGCTGACCCTCGCCCACGCGGGCGACCGGTCCGCGTGGCAGGAACTCGTCCGCCGCTACGTCCGCCTGGTGTGGGCGGTGCCCCGATCGCACCGCCTGGCCCCGGACGACGCGGCGGACGTCTGCCAGACCACGTGGCTCGCGCTGGCCGAGAACCTCCAGCGCATCCGCCACCCCGACCGGCTGGGCGCGTGGCTCGTCACCACCGCCCGGCACGAGTCGCTGGCCGTGCTGCGCCTGCGCGGCCGGGAGGACCCGATCGAGGTCTGGGACCTGCCGGACCACGGCGCGACACCCGAGAACCTCGCGCTGACCAGTGAGACCAGAACCCGCCTCTGGCAGGCCTACGCCACCCTCACCGACCGCTGCCGCGAGGTGCTGAGGCTGGCCGCGTTCGCCCCGGAACTGTCGTTCTCGCAGGTGGCGGACGCCGTGGGTGTCCCGCTCAACAGCCTGGGCCCGACCCGCGCCCGCTGCCTGGCGGCACTGCGCCGACGCCTGGGCGTGGAGGTGGCCCGATGA
- a CDS encoding CHAT domain-containing protein has product MTARRPRPGGGPVDGTAHRARTHRTLTLAEALLTTGLVREATAVLRPAVACRLPEALLLAARCALRAGDHDTARALASDAEALFREHDRPSWAPAALAVALRAGAPGRPTAVAEACDRHGHHDDAADLRLTHAPDQAAARRHRGTDRSRAIGWLARARLSTTRRDAVAACRAGLALHDPDTHGDLVDIALDHALTSRDARSAWRWSECRRTPAPTPQAARAGAELRLARARADHVRVALLEREIRRLSRTTTVRRAAPLTDVVDALRDRALLVFLSHRGRLVAVSVAAGRVRLHDFGEAAATARHVRALSLATAPQAVAELDRLLRPAGDRPLVVVPSPELARVPWAGLPSARGRAVSIAPSATCWFRADQRPLAVADRLWVAGPDLRHARYEVDVLRRRHGGRYRSTVDETLHCMLDADVLHVAAHGVHEDEMFSHLHLDDGPLHGHDFAALPRVPAVVVLSACASGLAGVLLRRGARVVVESVRAVPDDRRVVDLMVDLHANLDRPAQALADAQAKHGDLGFVCVGAG; this is encoded by the coding sequence ATGACCGCCCGCCGGCCCCGCCCCGGCGGGGGTCCGGTCGACGGCACCGCCCACCGGGCGCGCACCCACCGGACCCTCACCCTCGCCGAAGCGCTCCTCACCACGGGCCTGGTGCGCGAGGCGACCGCCGTCCTCCGCCCGGCCGTGGCGTGCCGGCTGCCCGAAGCGCTGCTGCTCGCCGCCCGGTGCGCCCTCCGGGCCGGCGACCACGACACCGCCCGCGCCCTGGCCTCCGACGCCGAGGCCCTGTTCCGCGAGCACGACCGCCCGTCCTGGGCGCCGGCGGCCCTGGCCGTGGCCCTGCGGGCGGGCGCGCCGGGCCGCCCCACCGCCGTGGCCGAGGCCTGCGACCGGCACGGGCACCACGACGACGCCGCCGACCTGCGCCTCACCCACGCCCCCGACCAGGCGGCGGCCCGCCGGCACCGGGGCACCGACCGGTCGAGGGCCATCGGCTGGCTGGCCCGCGCCCGCCTGTCGACCACCCGGCGCGACGCCGTCGCCGCCTGCCGCGCGGGCCTCGCCCTGCACGACCCCGACACCCACGGAGACCTGGTGGACATCGCCCTGGACCACGCCCTGACCAGCCGCGACGCGCGTTCCGCCTGGCGCTGGAGCGAGTGCCGCCGCACCCCCGCGCCCACCCCGCAGGCCGCGCGCGCCGGTGCCGAGCTCCGCCTCGCCCGCGCCCGGGCCGACCACGTCCGCGTCGCGCTGCTGGAACGCGAGATCCGCCGGCTCTCCCGCACCACGACCGTGCGGCGGGCCGCGCCGCTGACCGACGTCGTGGACGCGCTGCGCGACCGCGCCCTGCTGGTCTTCCTCAGCCACCGGGGCAGGCTCGTCGCGGTGTCCGTGGCGGCCGGCCGGGTGCGGTTGCACGACTTCGGCGAGGCCGCGGCCACCGCCCGGCACGTCCGCGCCCTGTCGCTGGCGACCGCGCCGCAGGCCGTGGCGGAGCTGGACCGGCTGCTGCGGCCGGCGGGCGACCGCCCCCTGGTGGTCGTGCCGAGCCCCGAGCTGGCGCGGGTGCCGTGGGCGGGGCTGCCGTCCGCGCGGGGCCGCGCCGTGTCGATCGCGCCGTCGGCGACGTGCTGGTTCCGCGCCGACCAGCGACCGCTCGCCGTGGCGGACCGCCTGTGGGTGGCCGGCCCCGACCTGCGCCACGCCCGGTACGAGGTCGACGTGCTGCGGCGGCGGCACGGCGGCCGGTACCGCTCCACCGTGGACGAGACGCTGCACTGCATGCTCGACGCGGACGTCCTGCACGTCGCGGCGCACGGCGTGCACGAGGACGAGATGTTCTCGCACCTGCACCTGGACGACGGGCCGCTGCACGGTCACGACTTCGCCGCCCTGCCGCGCGTGCCGGCGGTGGTCGTGCTGTCGGCGTGCGCGTCCGGCCTGGCGGGCGTGCTGCTGCGGCGGGGTGCGAGGGTCGTGGTGGAGAGCGTCCGTGCCGTGCCCGACGACCGCCGCGTGGTCGACCTGATGGTGGACCTGCACGCGAACCTCGACCGCCCCGCGCAGGCGCTGGCCGACGCGCAGGCGAAGCACGGCGACCTCGGCTTCGTCTGCGTCGGGGCCGGATGA